The following nucleotide sequence is from Vulcanisaeta thermophila.
CAGCACAGGTGAGGCCATGACACGGAGTCATAATAAGGGAAATGCAGGGAACCCAGGGCAAGGTACCTCCAGCGATTCAAACCCAGTACTAATCTGCGGCATGGATCAAAACGCCGCATCAATAGACATATCATGCCTACTGCCCGTGAATGTAAATAGGGATGCCGTGGTTAGTGAGTTCGAGGGTTACTTTGTGAGCACTATCTATAGGGAGTGGAGTAAGCCCAGTGTCTACAACGCATTAATGATTGAGGACCACGACATTGTTTACGTGAAGATACCGGTGCCAAGGGAGGATGACAGGTACAAAGTTAGGAAGTGGGTCGTGATATGGGCAATCACGAAACTAAGAAGACTATTCAGAAGACTCCACAACATACACAGAATAATGGGCATAATCGGCATTGAGGACCTAAGAGGCTTAGCACTCAAGAAAAAACTAAACATATTAATGTACAAAAGAGTTTCAACCTATTAACCATTAGCAAGACACCATTAATAACCCGAAGGATCCCAGCGTTAATGGACGCGGAATTTGACTTTGAAGCCTCGATGTTCAGGGGACACGGCGGTCACTACTACGTAATCGAGATAGACCCAAAAGGGACTAGTTCGATATGCGGCCTCTGCGCCCTAAAAGCCCACTACCAACCAGTCAAAGAGCTAAGCGGAAGAAGAGTAATGTGCCCAGTACACAGTGTGCTAGACAGGGATCGTAATGCATCGATGGTCATAATGAGGCAGGCATACGTGGCGTACATGGTGCTCAAGAGGTTCATTGCCAACCCAGCTCGGGGTGGGGAAGGGCCCTGGGCACCCAGCCCGGGGCCCACCCACCCCGGGCTGGGGAAGA
It contains:
- a CDS encoding zinc ribbon domain-containing protein, which produces MDAEFDFEASMFRGHGGHYYVIEIDPKGTSSICGLCALKAHYQPVKELSGRRVMCPVHSVLDRDRNASMVIMRQAYVAYMVLKRFIANPARGGEGPWAPSPGPTHPGLGK